One stretch of Trichomycterus rosablanca isolate fTriRos1 chromosome 3, fTriRos1.hap1, whole genome shotgun sequence DNA includes these proteins:
- the ccr10 gene encoding C-C chemokine receptor type 10 — MTEDYNTVKMCAADERQEQTTKAVQVTVFLIVFLLGVIGNVLVIATFAQYRRLRLRCMTDVFLFYLGLSDLLLLLTLPLQTGEIIIGSWTFGDGLCKINRGMYAINTYGGLLLLACISIDRYLLVVWAKAAQALRPSMLLYSKLSALAVALTSVFLSLPELISASVDHLRCENIGSEGKTYLIKTWARVAKIMGFCVAFVAMLVCYSTIGYVLMQGRGKCWRRQRTLRLIAALVVLFLLFQLPYTVVLSLRLLMDTDSVTCDQWVKIHVAEDVTLSLAYVRCCLNPLLYALVGIRFRNDVMRLLHDAGCMCACLGHLTPAPDNGSSVTPSSPAPTVLMPDVYAPPRTSAAKEPSLSKKFIF; from the coding sequence ATGACAGAGGACTACAATACTGTAAAGATGTGCGCTGCAGATGAGAGGCAGGAGCAGACCACCAAGGcagttcaggtcacagtcttCCTCATCGTCTTTTTACTAGGCGTGATTGGGAATGTGCTGGTGATTGCCACATTTGCCCAGTATCGCCGTCTCCGTCTCCGATGTATGACCGATGTATTCCTTTTTTACCTTGGCCTGTCCGACCTCCTGCTTTTGCTGACATTGCCGCTACAGACTGGTGAGATTATCATTGGATCCTGGACATTTGGGGATGGGCTATGCAAGATAAACCGAGGCATGTATGCCATAAATACGTATGGTGGCTTGCTGCTGCTGGCATGCATTAGCATTGATCGGTACCTGCTTGTGGTGTGGGCCAAGGCTGCTCAAGCACTACGTCCTAGCATGCTACTCTACAGCAAGCTGTCAGCGCTAGCTGTGGCACTCACATCAGTCTTTCTTAGCCTACCAGAGCTCATATCTGCTTCTGTGGATCATCTCAGGTGTGAAAACATTGGAAGTGAGGGGAAAACCTATTTGATAAAGACGTGGGCACGAGTTGCTAAGATCATGGGTTTCTGTGTGGCATTTGTGGCCATGCTGGTGTGTTACAGCACCATCGGGTATGTTCTAATGCAGGGCCGTGGGAAATGCTGGCGTAGGCAAAGAACGCTGCGGCTTATTGCAGCTCTAGTAGTGCTCTTCCTGCTGTTCCAGCTGCCCTACACTGTGGTCCTGTCTCTGCGACTGCTCATGGATACAGACAGTGTAACCTGTGACCAGTGGGTTAAAATTCATGTGGCTGAGGATGTCACCCTGAGTCTGGCGTACGTCCGCTGCTGTCTAAATCCTCTTCTCTATGCACTGGTGGGCATACGATTTCGCAATGATGTCATGAGGTTATTGCATGATGCTGGTTGCATGTGTGCTTGTTTGGGACATTTGACACCAGCCCCAGACAATGGAAGCTCAGTAACTCCGTCCTCCCCTGCACCTACTGTCCTCATGCCTGATGTTTATGCACCCCCTAGAACCAGTGCTGCCAAAGAACCAAGTCTATCCAAAAAGTTTATTTTCTGA